One Halolamina litorea genomic window carries:
- a CDS encoding ATP-binding protein, which yields MAPEIPTLFESCVPHDDVLSGTLSENEFAAKLSDVVFRPDEAPDIYGDPETFFSKTYATDGLQDLLTLLAKRYAGKEAGEFSGADGLLSLDTVFGGGKTHSQIAAYHFSRNPGVVENLDKYIVDEEVREEFESIKDDLSVRTAVFEGGYVSATNAKCNKEDENAPNTQTMWGELAYQLAGAEGYAKFSEYDDEQIAPGESDIVDLFDTLDDPGLVLIDEVAQYFEQAAAVGVEESTLADQTNSFLWSLMRASQNSDAVTVILSVSATAFEERAQEVQELIDDLDDISERTEHSVTPTEDDEVAAVLRHRLFESVDDSVASEVAEEYQNYYRRFEDELPDRVTKAEFRDQLERTYPFHPTLIDLLGKEIDTLPNFQRTRGALKLVSRAVHRIWNDDEGTNDQRHFVRTFDMHPSDEYVWSTLIELFEHIDQDLRTASKSDVFTREGKAACQYEDENWTPMGHPPIATHLGTSILWKSIVSGGNRGRGVNRRKLWEMILEPGVELDHYRDALKNLNETGSNPDTEAFFLYETENGLLRFKGEPKISKLITNEAQQIEAGVARNRLEQSIRGALGGGVFETIYDPQAPYEVPDEYDTVRLCVMGFDAVTVTGDLDEPPELLQTLANKTGNSPGSEKKRVYRNNVVFLVAGEQETDGALNHARRVKAMERILNGEAWEAELNSAQRDDLDERLQKESALLGESVRQSYRHLYYPDSGGLSNETIDSVNDSSDLHDIVFENLESLDKLITQDEGALGTTWFRTRIWQSDPDSMTTLEIRKLVSKRTDIRILLDPRPLRATIRDITVGKDGGDDEDLTSMSSFVFWDEDDRQGYCSEIMTVSTPEGEKTLADAEEMSTSLPMSSVLISDEHHVYGDGEKLLGAQELTFPVEEEEDDDGEEEEEDDIGGGGGGGGGGGGGISEPTTRSELSFNARTDTPKAVTGAFSEVNSAIDQRKMSLRDNYDVSSSDIVVEVDSIEIELEGDQVWERAWFISNKLKDLEGIGDATSIVFEYVAEGADTAGSVFEAGFEGSVDEFANHFGTNHIPESFISAGGDSEGEAVLMVDAASMEDNSREATLNALEEALDSLGGINNLELVVSGIVKEASEQSGEVSA from the coding sequence ATGGCTCCTGAAATTCCTACCCTCTTCGAGTCGTGTGTTCCCCACGACGACGTGCTCTCGGGAACGCTCTCGGAGAACGAGTTCGCTGCGAAGCTCTCGGACGTGGTGTTCAGGCCCGACGAAGCACCCGACATCTACGGTGACCCGGAAACGTTCTTCTCGAAAACGTACGCGACTGACGGTCTACAGGACTTGCTCACCCTCCTCGCAAAGCGATACGCCGGCAAGGAAGCTGGTGAGTTCAGCGGGGCGGACGGGCTACTCTCGCTTGACACCGTGTTTGGCGGGGGGAAGACCCACTCGCAGATAGCCGCCTACCACTTCTCTCGGAACCCGGGAGTAGTCGAAAACCTCGATAAGTACATCGTCGACGAAGAGGTGCGGGAGGAGTTCGAGAGCATCAAAGACGACCTCTCTGTTCGGACTGCCGTGTTCGAGGGGGGCTACGTCAGCGCGACCAACGCCAAGTGCAACAAGGAAGACGAAAATGCCCCCAACACGCAGACGATGTGGGGTGAGCTCGCCTACCAGCTAGCGGGAGCAGAAGGATACGCGAAATTCAGCGAGTACGACGACGAGCAAATCGCCCCCGGTGAGTCCGACATCGTCGACCTCTTCGATACGCTTGACGACCCGGGGCTGGTCCTCATCGACGAGGTCGCGCAATACTTCGAACAGGCGGCGGCCGTCGGCGTCGAAGAGTCGACGCTGGCCGACCAGACGAACTCCTTCCTCTGGTCGCTGATGCGTGCCAGCCAGAACAGTGACGCAGTGACGGTCATCCTCTCGGTGTCCGCCACCGCGTTCGAGGAGCGAGCGCAGGAAGTTCAGGAGCTCATCGACGACCTCGACGACATCTCCGAGCGTACGGAGCACTCCGTCACGCCGACTGAAGACGACGAGGTGGCAGCAGTCCTCCGCCATCGTCTATTCGAGTCCGTCGACGATAGCGTGGCTTCCGAGGTCGCCGAGGAGTACCAGAACTACTACCGTCGGTTCGAAGACGAGCTCCCGGACAGGGTGACGAAGGCAGAGTTCCGTGACCAGCTCGAACGGACGTACCCGTTCCACCCAACCCTCATCGACCTGCTAGGGAAGGAGATAGACACGCTACCGAACTTCCAGCGGACACGCGGGGCACTCAAGCTGGTCTCACGAGCAGTCCACCGAATTTGGAACGACGACGAGGGGACCAACGACCAGCGTCACTTCGTCCGTACGTTCGACATGCACCCGTCCGACGAGTACGTCTGGTCGACGCTCATCGAACTCTTCGAGCACATCGACCAAGACCTCCGGACAGCCTCCAAGTCCGACGTGTTCACGAGGGAGGGCAAGGCAGCCTGCCAGTACGAGGACGAGAACTGGACGCCGATGGGTCACCCCCCGATAGCGACCCATCTCGGGACGAGCATCCTCTGGAAGAGCATCGTATCCGGGGGTAATCGTGGCCGTGGGGTGAACCGCCGGAAGCTCTGGGAGATGATTCTGGAGCCCGGCGTCGAACTCGACCACTACCGCGACGCCCTGAAGAACCTGAACGAGACGGGGTCGAACCCCGATACGGAGGCGTTCTTCCTGTACGAGACGGAGAACGGTCTCCTCCGGTTCAAGGGCGAACCCAAGATTTCGAAGCTCATCACGAACGAGGCACAGCAAATCGAGGCCGGAGTCGCTCGGAACCGACTCGAACAGTCGATTCGGGGCGCGCTCGGCGGTGGCGTCTTCGAGACAATCTACGACCCACAGGCACCGTACGAAGTCCCGGATGAGTACGACACTGTACGGCTCTGTGTGATGGGCTTCGACGCGGTGACCGTCACCGGCGACCTCGATGAGCCGCCCGAACTCCTGCAGACGCTCGCCAACAAGACGGGTAACTCCCCGGGCTCGGAAAAGAAGCGTGTCTATCGCAACAACGTCGTCTTCCTCGTCGCCGGCGAGCAGGAAACGGATGGCGCGCTCAACCACGCCCGGCGCGTGAAAGCGATGGAGCGGATTCTGAACGGCGAAGCGTGGGAGGCCGAACTCAACAGTGCTCAGCGGGACGACCTTGACGAGCGTCTCCAGAAGGAGTCTGCCCTCCTCGGGGAATCCGTCCGGCAGTCCTACCGGCACCTCTACTACCCCGACTCCGGCGGCCTGTCGAACGAGACCATCGACTCCGTCAACGACAGTTCCGACCTGCACGACATCGTCTTCGAGAACCTCGAAAGCCTCGACAAGCTCATCACGCAGGACGAGGGCGCACTGGGGACGACGTGGTTCCGGACCCGAATCTGGCAGTCGGACCCGGACTCGATGACCACGCTGGAAATCCGGAAGCTCGTCTCCAAGCGAACGGACATCCGTATTCTGCTCGACCCGCGACCGCTCCGCGCGACCATCCGGGACATCACCGTCGGGAAGGATGGCGGCGACGACGAGGACTTGACCAGCATGTCTTCGTTCGTCTTCTGGGACGAGGACGACAGGCAGGGGTACTGCTCGGAGATTATGACGGTCAGCACCCCCGAAGGGGAGAAGACACTCGCCGATGCTGAGGAAATGTCTACGTCCCTTCCGATGTCGAGTGTCCTGATTAGCGACGAGCACCACGTCTACGGCGATGGTGAGAAGCTGCTCGGTGCACAGGAGCTCACCTTCCCCGTAGAGGAGGAGGAAGACGACGACGGCGAAGAAGAGGAAGAAGACGATATCGGCGGCGGGGGCGGTGGTGGTGGCGGCGGTGGCGGCGGAATCAGTGAACCGACCACGCGGTCCGAGCTCTCGTTCAACGCTCGAACGGATACTCCGAAAGCTGTCACCGGGGCGTTCTCGGAGGTCAACAGCGCCATCGACCAGCGGAAGATGAGCCTTCGGGACAACTACGACGTGTCCAGCAGCGACATCGTCGTCGAGGTCGACTCCATCGAAATCGAACTGGAGGGCGACCAAGTCTGGGAGCGAGCGTGGTTCATCTCGAACAAGCTCAAGGACTTGGAGGGTATCGGCGACGCGACCTCAATCGTGTTCGAGTACGTCGCGGAAGGTGCGGACACCGCGGGCAGCGTCTTCGAGGCTGGCTTCGAGGGCTCCGTCGACGAGTTCGCGAACCACTTCGGCACGAACCACATCCCGGAGAGCTTCATCAGCGCCGGCGGCGACTCGGAAGGCGAGGCCGTCCTGATGGTCGACGCGGCGTCGATGGAGGACAACTCCCGCGAGGCCACCCTCAACGCGCTGGAGGAAGCACTCGATTCCCTCGGTGGGATTAACAACCTCGAACTGGTGGTCTCGGGTATCGTGAAAGAGGCGTCAGAACAGAGCGGCGAGGTGAGTGCATGA
- a CDS encoding winged helix-turn-helix domain-containing protein, whose translation MVKAPTGSWEDDMTGRERVRAVVEILNGAATVSEIADRAEVSPTTAGDELEQLESDNRVRKTLVNDQKGYELNPTRLFFDELTELIEGNTRDELEARLEQLKSEEEELHEEFEADSLGELRERLAEQELSADETREIRNVVSTWEAVNTELTLVRHALRLYDDVTELDTAAGSSAATV comes from the coding sequence ATGGTGAAGGCACCCACCGGGTCGTGGGAGGACGACATGACCGGGCGTGAGCGGGTCCGTGCAGTCGTCGAAATACTCAACGGCGCTGCCACGGTCTCGGAAATCGCGGACCGTGCAGAGGTCTCTCCGACTACTGCGGGCGATGAGTTAGAGCAGCTCGAATCAGACAACCGGGTTCGAAAGACCCTCGTCAACGACCAGAAGGGCTACGAGTTGAATCCAACGCGGCTGTTCTTCGATGAACTGACGGAACTTATCGAGGGGAACACCCGCGACGAACTCGAAGCACGGCTTGAGCAGCTGAAGTCTGAAGAGGAGGAGCTGCACGAAGAGTTCGAAGCCGATTCACTCGGTGAGCTTCGCGAACGCTTGGCGGAGCAGGAGCTATCTGCGGACGAGACCAGAGAGATTCGAAACGTGGTCTCGACGTGGGAGGCCGTGAACACCGAGCTCACACTGGTCCGTCACGCCTTGCGGCTCTACGATGATGTAACGGAACTCGATACTGCCGCGGGGTCGTCAGCAGCGACAGTCTAA
- a CDS encoding type II toxin-antitoxin system RelE family toxin — MAYDITYTGSAEEAFEGLEKIEQSYIQKKLNQIATSEFRHPAQWDFKRLEGQAEGRFRIGNGLRVFADIDDTEKTIRIYRTDRRENLYR, encoded by the coding sequence ATGGCCTACGACATCACGTACACTGGTTCTGCGGAGGAGGCATTCGAGGGGCTTGAGAAGATAGAGCAGAGTTACATCCAGAAGAAGCTGAACCAGATTGCTACCTCAGAGTTCCGCCACCCCGCCCAGTGGGACTTCAAGCGTCTGGAAGGCCAAGCTGAAGGGCGATTCCGTATTGGGAACGGTCTCCGCGTCTTCGCGGATATCGACGACACAGAAAAGACAATCCGAATCTACCGAACCGACCGCCGGGAAAACCTGTATCGGTAG
- a CDS encoding ATP-binding protein, with product MTDDILDEVRQERDGGQDEQNETDAWTIPAPFGDYDGHRVGHITAQDEPIVVDREDSYIRAFIDSNFRDDVRLGNYLRIPYPVSEEQEADYPTSMLVGVINRLEYATVANITDKQDGGYRHEPGEQSFSYVAQIEPISTVTFDPEDDDASFEQVTVDKPPKPGCDVYLVEDEEFLRTALRIPHEGAFLGHMAVSGDRIPSEESPLPYYLFNPNATDGNEDLGEPAIFRHAQVAGSTGSGKTHASKNILRQLATEKQYTIEVPPEEREEENVDVQDERVRGLNTTIIDPEGEYVEMGDDPEDDGYTVDFREDLDAQNIRHGGIQPDPDVDFEVFVPQIEDTNITHNNARSFGIPFEIVRTNRQLLYSSEPPERTRSAINQTISRYFRECNDPQSSYGNPQPTYREFSQYAERLLADADSSPITQNESVLIAARERIVDQYEYNRIFDHGTDSLTDLTQQMFAPGQVTVIPTDHLRGSTDRIVVSCLLAHIVQNKIGSNVDYPHIKGTPMLLALDEAHEYISEASDPRERYLVSNFQQAAKRGRKDKFGLYIITQTPQDINGEIRKQMNTRIYLGLERDVVESHDVYVPKEFQESVTQFNKGQMVVKQPDVRPVELVGLPVCLTRHDS from the coding sequence ATGACCGACGATATCCTCGACGAAGTCCGGCAGGAACGCGATGGAGGACAGGACGAACAGAACGAGACGGACGCATGGACGATTCCTGCACCATTCGGTGACTATGACGGTCACCGTGTAGGCCACATCACCGCGCAGGACGAGCCAATTGTCGTCGACAGGGAGGACTCCTACATCCGGGCGTTCATCGACTCCAACTTCCGTGACGATGTTCGTCTCGGGAACTATCTGCGAATCCCGTACCCCGTGAGTGAGGAACAGGAGGCTGACTACCCGACCTCGATGCTCGTCGGCGTCATCAATCGACTGGAGTACGCGACAGTCGCGAACATCACCGACAAACAGGACGGTGGGTATCGGCACGAACCGGGCGAGCAGTCATTCTCCTACGTCGCCCAAATCGAGCCGATTAGCACGGTGACCTTCGACCCGGAAGACGACGATGCGTCGTTCGAGCAGGTGACCGTCGACAAACCCCCCAAACCCGGGTGTGACGTGTATCTTGTCGAGGACGAGGAGTTCCTCCGAACAGCACTCCGTATCCCGCACGAGGGAGCGTTCCTCGGCCACATGGCTGTTAGCGGCGACCGGATTCCGAGTGAGGAGTCACCGCTTCCCTACTACCTGTTCAACCCGAACGCCACGGACGGCAACGAAGACCTCGGCGAGCCCGCTATCTTCCGCCACGCGCAGGTCGCAGGGAGTACCGGGTCGGGCAAGACTCACGCCTCGAAGAACATCCTTCGGCAGCTAGCGACCGAGAAGCAGTACACTATCGAGGTCCCACCGGAGGAGCGAGAAGAGGAGAACGTCGACGTGCAGGACGAACGAGTCCGCGGGCTCAACACCACCATCATCGACCCAGAAGGGGAGTATGTTGAGATGGGTGACGACCCGGAAGACGACGGGTACACGGTCGATTTCCGAGAAGACCTCGACGCGCAGAACATTCGCCACGGAGGTATTCAGCCGGACCCTGATGTCGACTTCGAGGTCTTCGTGCCCCAGATTGAGGACACGAATATCACGCACAACAACGCTCGGTCGTTCGGTATCCCGTTCGAAATTGTCCGAACGAATCGCCAGCTCCTCTACTCGTCTGAACCTCCGGAGCGAACGCGGTCAGCAATCAACCAGACCATCTCTCGGTACTTCCGAGAGTGCAACGACCCCCAGTCGAGCTACGGAAACCCTCAGCCAACCTACCGAGAGTTCTCACAGTATGCCGAAAGGCTGCTCGCCGACGCCGACAGTTCCCCCATCACTCAGAACGAGAGCGTCTTGATTGCCGCCCGGGAGCGCATCGTCGACCAGTACGAGTACAACCGAATCTTCGACCACGGGACGGACAGCCTGACAGACCTCACTCAGCAGATGTTCGCCCCGGGGCAGGTTACCGTCATACCGACGGACCATCTCCGCGGGAGTACGGACCGAATCGTCGTGTCCTGCCTGCTCGCACACATCGTCCAGAACAAAATCGGCAGCAACGTCGATTACCCCCACATCAAGGGAACGCCGATGCTGCTGGCGCTGGACGAGGCACACGAATACATCTCGGAGGCAAGTGACCCGCGGGAACGCTACCTCGTCTCCAACTTCCAACAGGCCGCGAAGCGAGGTCGGAAAGACAAATTCGGCCTCTACATCATCACGCAGACGCCACAGGACATCAACGGCGAGATTCGCAAGCAGATGAACACGCGAATCTATCTCGGCTTGGAACGGGACGTGGTCGAGAGCCACGACGTGTACGTTCCAAAGGAGTTCCAAGAATCCGTTACCCAGTTCAACAAGGGGCAGATGGTGGTGAAACAGCCTGACGTGCGGCCTGTCGAGCTCGTAGGTCTACCTGTCTGTTTGACTCGGCACGATAGCTGA
- a CDS encoding DNA double-strand break repair nuclease NurA, with protein sequence MTDLGAYAALEGMFTELNHAVSEFEEESRITAEEALSYFGLPGGYIEPLLPDDEEFGVIHEPTADVYEWDDPWPVSYGIDGSTTRSLQFSNGLLAGASVAKLGVSGDSEHAGLANRATTTLVAHLNEDEFSLGDIDDSAFDTPDGIEAHVFQFPQCERTSRLEEYVVGVSRTYAEGRHAYEMAGEIDGPLFIDGPIYPNPAFGWMLFEQVGEGPRRMTEIWPEMVSDILQNYVNTVETMHRRDLPVVGITKTSGSAVALDALETKIEDADVDVSVPLPWTNDHQLFDDALFTMEDKHGDRGSIISYTPWLRQTKQTVRSNPVVPFESFDVDLEHGDASEYQRVFFYVRTPMTDNVMRIEVPYLLVDDADRRDQIQRKVLVELAQQQNEPRAITHADEMARITRVDRNKLRQVIGSVRAIEDYNEKRGFRDMED encoded by the coding sequence ATGACTGACCTCGGGGCTTACGCCGCCCTCGAAGGGATGTTCACCGAACTCAACCACGCGGTCAGCGAGTTCGAAGAAGAGTCCCGAATAACGGCGGAAGAAGCCTTGAGCTACTTTGGTCTCCCGGGAGGATACATCGAACCACTACTTCCAGACGACGAGGAGTTCGGGGTCATCCACGAACCGACCGCCGACGTGTACGAGTGGGACGACCCGTGGCCCGTTTCCTACGGTATCGACGGCTCGACCACTCGCTCGCTGCAGTTCAGCAACGGTCTACTGGCTGGTGCCAGCGTGGCCAAGCTCGGTGTCTCGGGTGACTCGGAACACGCTGGGCTCGCCAACCGAGCGACGACGACGCTCGTCGCTCACCTGAACGAAGACGAGTTCTCGCTGGGCGATATTGACGACTCAGCGTTCGACACACCGGACGGAATCGAGGCTCACGTCTTCCAGTTTCCCCAGTGTGAGCGAACGAGCCGGCTAGAGGAGTACGTCGTGGGTGTCTCGCGCACGTACGCGGAAGGGCGGCACGCGTACGAGATGGCGGGCGAAATCGACGGTCCGCTGTTCATCGACGGTCCGATATACCCGAACCCCGCGTTCGGCTGGATGCTCTTCGAGCAGGTCGGCGAAGGACCGCGACGGATGACCGAGATTTGGCCCGAGATGGTCTCGGACATTCTCCAGAACTACGTCAATACCGTCGAGACGATGCACCGACGCGACCTGCCCGTCGTGGGCATCACGAAAACTAGTGGCTCGGCAGTCGCTCTCGACGCGCTGGAAACGAAGATAGAGGACGCGGATGTCGACGTGTCCGTTCCGCTCCCGTGGACGAACGACCACCAACTGTTCGACGACGCCCTGTTCACTATGGAGGACAAGCACGGTGACCGCGGGTCAATCATCAGCTACACTCCGTGGCTGCGCCAGACCAAACAGACCGTCCGCAGCAACCCCGTAGTTCCGTTCGAGTCGTTCGATGTCGACCTCGAACACGGTGACGCCAGCGAGTACCAGCGCGTGTTCTTCTACGTGCGGACGCCGATGACAGACAACGTGATGCGAATTGAAGTTCCGTACTTACTGGTCGACGACGCTGACCGACGCGACCAGATTCAGCGAAAGGTCCTCGTCGAGCTCGCCCAGCAGCAGAATGAACCCCGGGCAATCACTCATGCCGACGAGATGGCCCGAATCACTCGCGTAGACCGAAACAAGCTCCGCCAAGTCATCGGGTCCGTCCGGGCGATAGAGGACTACAACGAGAAGCGGGGGTTCCGAGATATGGAGGACTAG
- a CDS encoding AAA family ATPase: MHFKSLTLEDIRSYDDETVEFSDGENLIFGPNGAGKSTILQGLFGGLFQTNITKKKVNSEFNLDELVRKQEDSGRIELTFVVGGEEYTVEWVIEKTYDDDGEVDGAKTKSGYPKLSSPAMEETISGFRAVQSDIQEIVGMDAISFVNSVYVQQGDITRLIHADTETRRGILDGLLGLDRMDELIERADDVRLEYGRAKRHAKSRREETQNRLDDLPAIDDLEEQIGDLQEEESEREDEIADLEDTLERLEDRKEDNEEKLERIEELEGEIDEVEKKLGQARDDRDEYEGDLTEEKSTRSELESKLDEAEGSLVDARSVEVVDDIDLSDHESAEEQLQQAREEAEDARSTVQSIEQGEISNIENDLDHLERDIESTVGEIRESWSAINKGQNEKENAEEEREEAEERVDELEAELAEMRATIGELASELDIPSDESLDTVAEDRIPGKREELSNRREEVRQTIGELETLEEQVDQLTVSGRCPVCKANEEAHDIDAESVAEEHRSELQDAKDELAELDATKDSLEELETKVNDARELRDNDLDDARQAVEDGESAVAEAEADIEDAQEELQSLSEDLAKHKAEREEKESELRDAKERLREAEEHVDEAEEKEAAVETVVEWFEEVSELRDDIQQCDENIGNLSKLLEQAEERVDELEEDKEELEDELGDLDGEELREEISEIEGYIDEYESDKADAEERLEDVKGEIVEHRQTKEQVREEKERKAMLDEQVTWAAEHVEEAEQLQEAYKTVRGKLRKRNLAKLNKYTNEMFSELYQSQSYRGVRIDKKYNIHLVTSDNELLEPELSSGGESTILNLALRAGVYRIIAEREGVAGAALPPFILDEPTTFLDEDHVGELQTMIDTISEWDVPQVLVVSHDEHLIENSDRAIQVAKNPSTETSKIIRPDEAEQVV; encoded by the coding sequence ATGCACTTCAAGTCACTCACGCTGGAAGACATACGGAGTTACGACGACGAAACAGTCGAATTCTCGGATGGGGAGAACCTCATCTTTGGACCCAATGGGGCGGGAAAGTCAACCATCCTGCAGGGCCTGTTCGGCGGCCTTTTCCAGACGAACATAACCAAGAAGAAGGTGAATAGTGAGTTCAACCTCGATGAACTCGTCCGTAAGCAGGAAGATTCTGGCCGTATCGAGCTCACGTTCGTCGTCGGCGGTGAGGAGTACACCGTCGAGTGGGTCATCGAAAAGACGTACGACGATGACGGAGAGGTTGATGGCGCGAAGACGAAAAGTGGCTATCCGAAGCTCTCCTCTCCAGCAATGGAAGAGACAATCTCTGGGTTTAGGGCAGTCCAGAGCGATATTCAGGAGATTGTCGGGATGGATGCTATCTCCTTCGTCAACTCGGTCTACGTCCAGCAAGGGGACATTACACGCCTCATCCATGCCGATACAGAGACCCGTCGAGGAATCCTCGATGGGCTGCTCGGCCTCGACCGGATGGACGAACTCATCGAGAGAGCCGATGACGTTCGACTCGAATACGGTCGGGCGAAGAGGCACGCAAAGTCTCGGAGAGAAGAGACGCAGAACCGCTTGGACGACCTCCCTGCCATCGATGACCTCGAAGAACAAATCGGAGACCTGCAAGAGGAGGAGTCCGAGCGGGAGGACGAAATCGCGGACCTCGAAGATACGCTCGAACGCCTAGAGGATAGGAAGGAGGATAACGAAGAAAAACTGGAGCGTATCGAGGAACTCGAAGGCGAAATCGACGAAGTAGAGAAAAAACTCGGCCAAGCGCGTGACGACCGTGACGAGTACGAGGGAGACCTTACTGAGGAGAAATCGACGAGGTCCGAGTTAGAATCGAAACTCGACGAAGCGGAGGGGTCACTCGTCGATGCCCGGAGCGTCGAGGTCGTCGATGATATCGACCTATCCGACCACGAGTCTGCGGAAGAACAACTCCAGCAGGCTCGTGAGGAGGCAGAGGATGCCCGTTCTACCGTCCAGTCGATTGAACAGGGAGAGATATCCAATATTGAGAACGACCTCGACCATCTCGAACGGGACATCGAAAGCACCGTCGGAGAAATTCGCGAAAGCTGGTCAGCCATCAATAAGGGCCAGAACGAGAAGGAGAACGCCGAAGAGGAACGCGAGGAAGCCGAGGAGCGTGTCGACGAGCTCGAAGCCGAACTGGCTGAGATGCGCGCGACTATCGGTGAACTCGCGTCAGAGCTCGACATTCCTTCGGACGAATCTCTCGATACGGTGGCGGAAGACCGTATACCGGGGAAACGTGAGGAACTGAGTAACCGGCGCGAAGAGGTACGTCAGACCATCGGGGAACTTGAGACGCTGGAAGAGCAGGTAGACCAACTCACTGTATCTGGTCGCTGTCCCGTGTGCAAGGCCAACGAGGAAGCACACGACATCGATGCCGAATCCGTAGCTGAAGAGCACCGCAGCGAACTGCAGGATGCGAAGGACGAACTTGCCGAACTCGACGCCACAAAGGATTCTCTAGAGGAATTGGAAACCAAAGTCAACGATGCACGAGAACTCAGAGACAACGACCTCGATGATGCTCGGCAAGCGGTAGAAGACGGCGAATCCGCAGTAGCAGAGGCTGAAGCGGATATCGAAGATGCGCAGGAAGAGCTTCAATCACTCAGCGAGGACCTCGCGAAGCACAAGGCAGAACGCGAGGAGAAAGAGAGCGAACTTCGTGACGCGAAAGAGCGGCTCCGCGAAGCCGAGGAGCACGTCGATGAGGCAGAAGAGAAGGAAGCAGCGGTAGAGACGGTAGTTGAGTGGTTCGAGGAAGTCTCGGAGCTCCGTGATGATATCCAGCAGTGCGACGAGAACATCGGGAACCTCTCAAAGCTCCTTGAACAGGCGGAGGAGCGGGTGGATGAACTCGAAGAAGACAAAGAAGAGCTCGAAGACGAACTCGGTGACCTCGATGGGGAGGAACTCCGGGAAGAGATTTCGGAAATCGAGGGATACATCGATGAGTACGAGTCCGACAAAGCCGATGCTGAAGAGCGGCTCGAAGACGTGAAGGGAGAAATCGTCGAGCATCGCCAGACCAAGGAACAGGTACGAGAGGAGAAGGAACGCAAGGCAATGCTCGACGAACAGGTCACGTGGGCCGCAGAACACGTCGAAGAGGCCGAGCAGTTGCAGGAGGCCTACAAGACGGTTCGAGGCAAGCTTCGCAAACGCAACCTTGCGAAGCTCAACAAGTACACCAACGAGATGTTCTCCGAACTCTACCAGAGCCAGTCGTACCGCGGGGTTCGGATTGACAAGAAGTACAACATCCATCTCGTGACCTCGGATAACGAACTTCTCGAACCAGAGCTCTCCAGCGGGGGAGAGTCGACAATCCTCAACCTCGCCCTCCGCGCAGGCGTCTATCGCATCATCGCCGAACGCGAAGGTGTGGCCGGTGCAGCGCTCCCGCCGTTCATCCTTGACGAGCCAACGACGTTCCTCGACGAAGACCACGTCGGCGAACTCCAGACCATGATTGACACCATCAGCGAGTGGGACGTTCCGCAGGTCCTCGTGGTGAGCCACGATGAACACCTCATCGAGAACAGCGACAGGGCGATTCAGGTCGCGAAGAACCCGTCGACGGAGACGAGCAAAATCATCCGACCTGATGAAGCGGAACAGGTGGTCTGA